In one window of Miscanthus floridulus cultivar M001 chromosome 12, ASM1932011v1, whole genome shotgun sequence DNA:
- the LOC136497789 gene encoding phosphatidylinositol N-acetylglucosaminyltransferase subunit P-like encodes MEWPPPSTSPSPSLVVRSPRQTVSLIRNRRPHRDWAPSSRSPSFAARDHGPKPSEVYGFVGSITTVIATVVYLAWAYTPEPVLRSLGITYYPSKYWALAVPSFVIVAVALSMGIYMGLNFVATPPPTSFSTIFDENSRERTKFSSEIEEDRPIEPISDISIDQINNLMFGDR; translated from the exons ATGGAgtggccgccgccgtcgacgtCGCCGTCACCGTCGCTGGTGGTGCGCAGCCCCAGGCAGACGGTCAGCCTGATCCGCAACCGCCGACCCCACCGCGACTGGGCCCCCTCCTCGAGATCCCCCTCCTTCGCCGCCCGCGACCATGGCCCCAAGCCGTCCGAGGTGTACGGCTTTGTCGGATCCATCACCACAGTCATCGCCACCGTTGTCTACCTCGCCTGGGCATACACGCCTGAGCCCGTCCTCCGGTCTCTCGGCATCACCTACTACCCTAGCAA GTATTGGGCACTGGCGGTGCCATCGTTTGTGATTGTGGCCGTGGCGCTGTCCATGGGCATCTACATGGGTCTCAACTTCGTTGCCACTCCTCCCCCAACTTCCTTCAGTACTATCTTCG ATGAAAATAGTCGGGAGCGCACGAAGTTTTCTTCTGAGATTGAGGAGGACAGACCCATCGAGCCCATCTCAGACATTAGCATTGACCAGATCAACAATCTTATGTTTGGTGACAGATGA